The Acidimicrobiales bacterium genome has a window encoding:
- a CDS encoding CBS domain-containing protein, giving the protein MRVREIMTTPVVTVPPDAPVGEIAQLLVRRRISAVPVVDAAGAPIGIVSEHDLLARTGASAAEVMTSALITVSEETDVEDVRHLLLERRIRRVPVMRAGRLVGIVSRADLVATLATEWVCQVCGEPVRSTEAPQGCPRCLGGRERFVLQEQPPGS; this is encoded by the coding sequence GTGCGCGTCCGGGAGATCATGACCACGCCCGTCGTGACCGTCCCGCCCGACGCCCCCGTGGGCGAGATCGCGCAGCTCCTCGTCCGGCGCCGGATCAGCGCGGTCCCGGTCGTCGACGCCGCCGGGGCTCCGATCGGGATCGTGAGCGAGCACGACCTGCTCGCCCGGACCGGAGCGAGCGCCGCCGAGGTGATGACCTCGGCGCTCATCACCGTGAGCGAGGAGACCGACGTCGAGGACGTGCGCCACCTCCTCCTCGAGCGGCGCATCCGGCGCGTGCCCGTCATGCGCGCCGGGAGGCTCGTCGGGATCGTGAGCCGCGCCGACCTCGTCGCGACGCTCGCGACCGAGTGGGTCTGCCAGGTCTGCGGCGAGCCGGTGCGTTCCACCGAGGCGCCGCAGGGCTGCCCGCGCTGCCTCGGCGGCCGGGAGCGCTTCGTCCTCCAAGAGCAGCCCCCGGGGAGCTGA
- the pdhA gene encoding pyruvate dehydrogenase (acetyl-transferring) E1 component subunit alpha, with product MPAELAGEKPEVLVGYYRQMALIRAFELRAAEMYAKARIGGYCHLNLGEEATVVGLVDALEARDYLFATYREHGYALARGVEPGRVMAELFGRATGVSGGWGGSMHLFDAARRLLGGYGIVGGQLPPATGAALAIAYRSEPGPQAEAVVCLLGDGATNTGAFHESLNLAAIWKLPIVYVCVNNGLGMGTPVEAASGEPELYRRGCSYRIVGERVDGNDPLAVRDAARRALEAAREQRQPRLLEAVSYRLRGHSVVDPARYRSREETERLRALDPLPAWRSRLIAAGILSLEEAQRIDAEAEEAVSAAVAFAEESPDPPVSELFAHAYATPVANAPRALPGDPLPTERP from the coding sequence GTGCCGGCCGAGCTCGCGGGCGAGAAGCCGGAGGTCCTCGTCGGGTACTACCGGCAGATGGCGCTCATCCGGGCGTTCGAGCTGCGCGCCGCCGAGATGTACGCGAAGGCTCGCATCGGCGGCTACTGCCACCTCAACCTCGGCGAGGAGGCGACCGTCGTCGGCCTCGTCGACGCGCTCGAGGCCCGCGACTACCTCTTCGCCACCTACCGCGAGCACGGCTACGCGCTGGCGCGCGGCGTCGAGCCCGGGCGCGTCATGGCCGAGCTGTTCGGACGGGCGACGGGCGTCTCGGGGGGCTGGGGTGGCTCGATGCACCTGTTCGACGCGGCTCGGCGTCTCCTCGGCGGGTACGGCATCGTCGGCGGCCAGCTGCCTCCCGCGACCGGCGCGGCGCTCGCCATCGCCTACCGAAGCGAGCCGGGTCCACAGGCCGAGGCCGTGGTGTGCCTGCTCGGCGACGGGGCCACGAACACCGGGGCGTTCCACGAGTCGCTCAACCTGGCGGCGATCTGGAAGCTCCCGATCGTCTACGTGTGCGTGAACAACGGCCTCGGCATGGGCACGCCGGTCGAGGCCGCGTCGGGCGAGCCGGAGCTGTACCGGCGCGGCTGCTCCTACCGCATCGTCGGCGAGCGGGTCGACGGGAACGACCCCCTCGCGGTGCGGGACGCGGCCCGGCGCGCCCTCGAGGCGGCGCGCGAGCAGCGCCAGCCCCGCCTCCTCGAGGCCGTGAGCTACCGCCTGCGCGGCCACTCGGTCGTCGACCCCGCCCGCTACCGCAGCCGGGAGGAGACCGAGCGGCTGCGTGCCCTCGACCCGCTGCCGGCGTGGCGCTCCCGCCTCATCGCGGCGGGGATCCTCAGCCTCGAGGAGGCCCAGCGCATCGACGCCGAGGCGGAGGAGGCCGTGTCCGCCGCGGTGGCCTTCGCCGAGGAGAGCCCGGACCCGCCGGTCTCGGAGCTCTTCGCCCACGCCTACGCGACGCCGGTGGCGAACGCGCCACGCGCCCTCCCGGGCGACCCCCTCCCCACCGAGAGACCCTGA